The Gloeomargarita lithophora Alchichica-D10 genomic sequence TGTAACCAAGTTAATCAATGAAAAGTTGATTGAGCATAGGATATGTCGCGGTATCCCCTATTGGACGAACAACAATGAGAAAGAAATTAGCCAAAGACTATTATCAAAGGGCTAAGTATCGCATCCAGGGACTATCATTCTTTTATGAAATTGGTGATTATGCCGATGTGGTTCGTATGAGCCAAGAAATCATCGAATTATTGATCAAGGCTTGCTTGATCTATCGTGGAATCAATTATGGCAAAACCCATGATGCAGGTGGTCAGGTCGTGGAAAATAGAGAACGATTTCCGGAGTTTTCCGATGAAGAATTATCCTTAATTGAGGAAATATCCTACATCATTCGTAAAGATAGAGAACTGGCTTTTTATGGTGCAGTAGATATTATTCCATTGGAATACTACAAACAAAAAAATGCCGATCAGGCCATTGCTTTCGTTAGCCAAATAGAACAGATTGTGGACAAGTGCTGGAACGATACTGCCATCGGTGCTGAACCAGAATATGAATCCTGATGTGGCAATCCTCATTAAGTTTTGAATAGCAGTCGCAGGGCATCGCCCCGCTCTGGTTCTGATAGCCTGCGTGGCGTAGCCATGTAGCCTTGTTATTCACATAAGGGCACTTCTATAAATTCAGAATTAGGGGTCGCAATACTGGCGCTGCCCCAGTAATAGTTATCAGTCCGTAGGGGGCGCAC encodes the following:
- a CDS encoding HEPN domain-containing protein, which produces MRKKLAKDYYQRAKYRIQGLSFFYEIGDYADVVRMSQEIIELLIKACLIYRGINYGKTHDAGGQVVENRERFPEFSDEELSLIEEISYIIRKDRELAFYGAVDIIPLEYYKQKNADQAIAFVSQIEQIVDKCWNDTAIGAEPEYES